In Paenibacillus sp. FSL R7-0345, a single window of DNA contains:
- a CDS encoding ABC transporter ATP-binding protein yields the protein MSERNQQMKPPARRGGGFGPGHGGPGMGMPPEKAKDFKGTLRRLITYLRPRQVQLLIVFITAIASTVFSIFSPKVMGKATTKLFEGAYGMLTGVEGAHIDFDYVNRILLILGGLYLFSSLFSYVQQYVMAGVAQKVVFDMREQVNSKLERLPLKYFDSRTHGEILSRATNDVDNISTTLQQSLTQLITSIVTIIGVIIMMLTISPWLTLITVITLPLSFVVIMAITKRSQGHFIGQQKSLGQLNGHVEEMYTGHRIVKAFGREQQSLSDFNKINDDLYNSGWRSQFMSGMIMPLMMFIGNLGYVLVCVVGGIFVTRKVIEVGDIQAFIQYSRQFTMPITQTANIANIIQSTIASAERVFELLDEEEEVPETAVSRSKAAAGAEEGAVEFRHVKFGYKPDAILIEDMNIDVKPGQTIAIVGPTGAGKTTLINLLMRFYEISGGEIVIDGVNITEMKRSELRSKFGMVLQDTWLFNGTIRDNIAYGREGATEADVVRAAKAAHADHFIRTLPLGYNTILNEEASNISQGQKQLLTIARAILADPSILILDEATSSVDTRTEVQIQKAMKTLMTGRTSFVIAHRLSTIRDADLILVMNQGSVIEKGTHVELLEQGGFYADLYNSQFSGDDLPDAG from the coding sequence ATGAGTGAAAGAAATCAGCAAATGAAGCCTCCGGCCCGCCGCGGCGGCGGCTTCGGCCCCGGTCACGGCGGCCCCGGCATGGGGATGCCTCCGGAGAAGGCCAAGGATTTCAAGGGTACGCTCCGCCGGCTGATTACGTACCTGCGTCCGCGTCAGGTGCAGCTGCTCATTGTCTTTATCACGGCTATAGCCAGTACCGTATTCAGCATCTTCAGCCCGAAAGTGATGGGGAAGGCGACCACCAAGCTGTTCGAAGGCGCCTACGGGATGCTGACCGGAGTAGAGGGAGCACACATTGATTTCGATTATGTGAATAGAATTCTGCTTATTCTGGGCGGATTGTATCTGTTCAGCTCCTTATTCAGTTACGTTCAGCAGTACGTAATGGCCGGAGTCGCCCAGAAGGTTGTATTTGATATGCGGGAGCAGGTTAACAGCAAGCTGGAACGGCTGCCGCTGAAATATTTTGATTCCCGTACCCACGGGGAAATTCTCAGCCGGGCAACCAATGATGTAGATAATATCAGTACAACGCTGCAGCAGAGTCTGACGCAGCTGATAACGTCCATCGTGACCATTATCGGGGTCATCATCATGATGCTGACGATCAGCCCGTGGCTGACCCTGATTACAGTCATCACCCTGCCGCTGAGCTTTGTGGTCATTATGGCCATCACGAAGCGTTCCCAGGGCCACTTTATCGGCCAGCAGAAATCACTGGGCCAGCTGAACGGCCATGTTGAGGAGATGTACACCGGGCACCGGATCGTCAAAGCCTTTGGCCGTGAGCAGCAGTCGCTCAGCGACTTCAATAAAATCAACGATGATCTGTACAACTCCGGCTGGCGTTCCCAGTTCATGTCCGGGATGATTATGCCGCTGATGATGTTTATCGGTAACCTTGGCTACGTGCTTGTCTGTGTAGTCGGCGGGATTTTTGTAACCCGCAAGGTGATTGAAGTCGGTGACATTCAAGCCTTTATCCAGTATTCCCGCCAGTTCACAATGCCGATCACCCAGACGGCCAATATCGCCAACATCATCCAGTCAACGATTGCTTCGGCAGAGCGTGTCTTTGAACTGCTCGACGAAGAAGAGGAAGTGCCGGAAACAGCAGTGTCCCGGTCTAAGGCTGCCGCTGGCGCTGAAGAAGGCGCTGTTGAATTCCGCCATGTGAAGTTCGGCTACAAACCGGATGCGATTCTGATCGAAGACATGAATATCGACGTCAAGCCGGGACAGACGATTGCGATTGTCGGACCGACCGGCGCCGGTAAAACAACGCTGATCAACCTGCTGATGCGCTTCTATGAAATCAGCGGCGGCGAGATTGTCATCGACGGTGTCAACATCACCGAAATGAAGCGCAGCGAGCTGCGCAGCAAATTCGGGATGGTGCTGCAGGATACCTGGCTGTTTAACGGTACGATCCGTGATAATATCGCTTACGGACGTGAAGGTGCTACGGAAGCTGATGTGGTACGCGCGGCCAAAGCGGCTCATGCCGACCACTTCATCCGTACACTGCCGCTTGGCTACAACACGATCCTGAATGAGGAAGCATCGAATATTTCCCAGGGACAGAAGCAGCTGCTGACGATCGCCCGGGCGATTCTGGCCGATCCGTCGATTCTGATTCTGGATGAAGCGACCAGCAGCGTCGATACGCGGACTGAAGTACAGATCCAGAAGGCAATGAAGACGCTGATGACCGGAAGAACGAGCTTTGTCATTGCCCACCGCCTGTCCACGATCCGCGATGCCGATCTTATTCTGGTCATGAACCAGGGCAGCGTGATTGAAAAAGGTACGCATGTTGAACTGCTGGAGCAGGGCGGCTTCTACGCCGACCTGTACAACAGCCAGTTCTCCGGCGACGATCTGCCGGATGCAGGCTAA